In Globicephala melas chromosome 20, mGloMel1.2, whole genome shotgun sequence, the genomic window GGGTGGAGTCAGTGCTTTTTCAAATTATACTTTGTGAAACTTTCCGTCACTGCCTCCACTCtaccctgagaaacactgctgtaagcaccactgattgaagagagTATGTTAAAAATGTTCTCATTTGATAAGAAATGATTCAAACTATACTTACATGATCCTGGTCTCTAAGCTATCTAACATGACCCAGGAAAGGGACCCTAGTGACATTATGTTAACCATGTCCTAAAGACCTTAAACCAATATGCTGCTGTGACCAGAGACGCTATATAATGTTGGGCGATCTGAACATTAATTAACACTGGGCCAGATACACAGTATCATAAAATCATCTGCATCTGCCCTTTGAAGAAGCATCACAGAAATCTGAAACCTATCTCCCACAATGAAGAACCAGTGGTTGTATACATTAGGAAACTAGGTCCAGAGAGTTAAAATGACTTGTATAAAGACACCGAAATATTTATTGGTGGGTCTAGGCACCAGGTCTCCTAAATTCCAAtctaatactctttttttttttttttttttttttttttttgcggtacgtgagcctctcactgctgtggcctctcccgttgcagagcacaggcttcggacgcgcaggctcagcggccatgactcacgggcccagccaccagggaagccccaatctaaTACTCTTAACTACTATTTTAGAAGCCATTGATTCCCATTTCTAGTATTcagtattgtttttttgtttttttttaattatttattttttggcgtgttgggtctttgttgctgtgcacgggctttctctagttgcagtgagcaggggctactctttgttgcggtgcacaggcttctcattgtcgtggcttctcttgttgcggagcatgggctctaggcgcgcaggcttcagtagttgtggcacgtgggctcagtagttgtggcttgcgggctctagagcgcaggctcagtagttgtggcgcacgggcttagttgctccgcggcatgtgggatcttcccgggccagggctcgaacctgtgtccctcgcattggcaggcagactcttaaccactgcaccaccagggaagcccccagtattGGTTTTTATCCAATGTGGCAGTTCTGGtcattataactttaaaaatatgtaataaagcCTAAAAAGTCTCTAAAGAGAAACAAGTGAGATAATCAAAAGGATCAAggatacattcatttatttatttatatctcaaCTTCATTCTAAAAGGCTTACAAAGATGGAGATAATCTagtaagatgtaaaaaaaaaaaggactaaaacagaaaaatgagaagagaataaGGAAAGTAAAGGTCAAAAAGGAAGATGATGGAACCAAGAATGTGGCTAGCATACAAAACATAACATGAGGTCCTAAACACTTGCTGGAAGTGGGCCACAAACTGGGCTCTAAGTGGTCTAGCatcaatatgaaaagaaaaatagagtcagttgaatatttactgtctttaaggtaaaaaccaaccagcAATTCAGGAAAAGAATAACTGGGTTCAGAGAATATTTCTTCCATGCATCCTTATATAGAACATTATGAATTATAATGATAAACACCCTTTGCAGTATCCACAGCAATTAAATTTCATAGGGATTTTCATATGGATTGCCAAAGTACAattcagaaaaagcagttctgCAGAGGCCAATAAAATGCCAGCTATGTACAGGGCAAATCTGGCTTAATCCAGggacaaaattaataaatagtacTCAGAATACTTCCCAGACTCTCTTTGGTTTGGAAAGAGAGATCAGATATAACTGAAGAATAACGAAAATGAAACTTTTAAGAAGTtggtttaagaaaaatgaaaagaagtcaCAAAGGCCAGAAATGTATACAGATTTAAGGTCCAGATGATTTTCCTAAAGGAAAAGGTTCTTGAGTTACATCTCTGATCTTAAATCTCAAGGTTGATATCATGCCTCTTAATCCCTTGGTTTGCCCATCACCAACTGAAACCTGGGCCATCTAGGGAAGTGATCAGTTTAAGAATCCTTGTGTCCTTCAAAGaggttttattttggaaaaaatgtgtATAGCTATTCCAATTACCCCCTAGAGAAGACATTTAACCCACTCATGTTTCACTTCTTATTCTCTTCCTCACAGTAGGCTATtagattcactttttaaatttttaaaagttagactGACTTTGAGCCCCCAGATCATATGTTTTACCTGCATATTTAGGGGTTGAAACAAATACCAGCTTTTGAGAACTCTGAAAAACATTCATACTGCTTCTGACAAGCCTATTAAACACATAAATAGCAGCACCTTGGGAACCCATGAAATGCTGTTATTGCTCACAAAAGGAAACATGGCACAGaaacaaggagaaggaaaagtggaATAAAATTCTGGCTAAAAACTGCAGGGTATAAAcaagaaatgaaacaaaggaaaaggtcCACACTCTGATCTGAGATGTTGAATTGAGAGATGGGTTGTATGATGGGGTAAGGACTAGGGCATTGTGACTACCAACCACAGAATGCCCAGTGTGAACTCTGGTCCAACACCTAGAGGAACAGAATGATAAGAGGCTACAGCGTAAAAACAAACTGAATCATCAAGGTGGTCACACTGAATTGGCAGTAGAGGAGGTCCTCAGGTTCCCAGATGAGCCCCAACTACAGTAGAGGAGCTCAAGCCAGGCTGGGGTGCACCAGGAAGGACTCCAGATTACAGTCAAAGTCCTTGAAGAACGTGGACTCCGGTGATGGACTGAGCTGGGTAGCTTGTGTCTCCATGACAAAGTTCACTGGATGCTTCTGTAGGAGCTCTGGGTCAAAGGCCACACCCCGAAAGAAAGGGTGGACCTGGAAGTGATGCAAATAACGTAGACGGTGGAGGGGATTCTGGCATAACAGCTGAAGAGAAATAGAGCATGAAGGATGAGAGACTGGGATAGGAAAGGGACTGAAtagagaagctggaaaaggagaaagaagttcATGGATctgtggagggcagggagaaGAACCCAAAAGAGTAGAGGATATGTAAAAGTGGGAGAAACAGGCTAATCTGGGGGCAAAGGTAGGAATAAAGTAGTAGTAGTGGTAAGAGAGCAGCACTAGCCCACTCTCTCAGAAGTGACCTGCTGTGGAAGGGGACGAGCTTTGGAGGACCAGGAACTCGAATAAAATTTGAAGTGTTGGTTAGAAGGCAAGTAATGAGGTAGTACTTGATCAAGTTGGAATCCCCCCTTAATAATTAATCAGAGGAATGGGGGGTATCACTTCAGTGATAGGGAAAGAAGTGAATGGTTTTTGTAGTCAAGAAGGAAAGTCATGCCCACCCTTACCTCATGGAGCAGGAGTGAGAGCCCCTGGTTAAGAGAAGCTGGGATCACAGAGTCATAGTGGGTCACACTTGCCAACATGGCCACATGATCTCTCTCTGCGGGCACTGGGAACTGAGTTAAGGGGTGGGAAGGTGTCATTGCTTAGTAAAAATAAGGCAAGGCTTCCCAAGGTGGCCTTTCTTCCCACCGCAGGGCAACTCCTATCTTCTCTGCCCAACATTGCTACCATTCTCTCACCTTTCCAGTtgacagagagaaaagcaagacACCCAGGGACCACCAATCAGCAGCATGGTTGTAAGGCCCTCCACTCAGGACCTCTGGGGCTACGGATATGAAAGATACTTGTCACTGATATCTGTTGGCTATCCTCCTGCCCAATGCTTACCCACCACCTTTAGCTTCTCTCTCACCCATGTACTGAAGAGTGCCACAGATAGTATAGGCTCGGGTTCCTTGGGGCAGGTGGCGGGACAGGCCAAAGTCTGTCAGTTTCAGATGGCCTGTGAAAAGCAAGCCATCAGCACCACTCTGTTCCAACCCTCATCAGCCATGACTTACTTCCAAACTGAGGTACCTCTCATTCTGGgactaggaaaagaaaaggacttACCTCGTTCATCCAGAAGGATATTCTCCATCTGAAAAATCACAGGTGAGAAGTTACTCATCCTCTTCCTTTCAGTCCTCTTTCATCATGTATACTATACCCCCCAGCTGAAGAAGATGCCCTAGCTCAGCATCCAAGTCTATACTTGGAGGGCCCTTGCCCAAATCCTTAACACCCATGAGGGCCCCAAGGTCAACTGTTCTCAGCAACTCCTCCCGCCTTCTTGGACCTGTTGGAACATCTTACTGAAGTCCCtccttaaacaaaaagaaaaagcatttaactaCCTTCACATCTCGATGGATGATGCCGAAGTCATGGAGATAGCCTGTGGATGACAGCAAGCGTGGGGTGTGTGCTGAGGCTCTCCTGTCCTTCCAATTTCCCTGATAGCTCCCACCTCATTCCTATCCCTGTTCTTTGACCTCCAGAGTTAATATCAattctcttctgcctccctccctgcttaATTCTTCCCTCATTTCTATTACCACTCCTGTTTCACTTACACAGCACCAGGATCAGCTCAGCAGCAAAGAGGCGGATGGAAGCCTCACTAAAGCAGCCAACAGCGGACCACAGGGAGTACAGATCTGTGCTGCAGTAGCTACACACTGCAAAGTAACAGAAGTCTAGGCAGTATTTGGGGGCTACTATGCCTGGGCTCAAGGCATCGTATGCCTCCTGCCCAAACTGATgccacctgctgttccctctccctctgGGAGAGAGAAGTACTATGAAAAGGGGAACAGAGCAAAGGCAGAACAAGCCAAAGGGATGGGTAATCTCAGGTGGGGAGTATGGTAGAAGGACCCCTGGGAATGAGGAGAGAATCCAGTCACTCACTCATGAAGAGGTGCCGTTTTCCCTGCCAGCTGTCCCCCAAACTGTGTACAAAAGGATGGTTGATCTGTCGCTATGGACAAGAAAACAGGAAGTTAGGATCAGGGTCATTGAGGATCAAGGCAGGCAAGAAGTCAGGATTTACCTTGTTGTGCAGAAAGGACGCTGTTGCCCCACCTCTCAGTACAGGTTGCCTGCCTGGTAATCCCAGTACTAAGGAACACACTGGACATGCTGGAGAGATTTCCCTGGCAGTACCTAGAATTACTCTACTGATAGCTACTTTTCCTGGGATCTCTTGGTTGAAGCAGAGGGAGGGGTCAGAGTCAGGAAAAGCAGGACAGTTGGACAAGAAAGGTGCTTTCTCCGCCTGTGGTTTGGTTCTTCCTAGGATCCTTTCCAGGGCTCTGTGCATACCTGGATGCTGACCTCCTCTTTGCACTGCCTCAGGTTGTCCCTCTGTAGGACCTTTACCTTGGGCACCACCTATAAAAGGAGAGGAGTGATGACTCCTAGTGGGGAATAGTGTATTAAATTGTTTATTCCTCCCAACCTTTCTGGAATAAAGATTGGAGGCAGGGACTAGAGAATAATGTGGAAGAGTATCTAGGTCCCTACCTTCACCACAAATACTGCTTTCTGGCCACAGTCTAGCACCTTGAGGACAGTTCCAAAGGAGCCTTTAGCCACAAGGCCTAAAATCTGTACAGAGAAGTGGAGAACAGGGCAGTTGAGACtgattgtttctagatttctccCCAAGACTGAGACCCCTTCCAGGGATTCCACTGACCTACCTTCAGCTGCTGATGCCCCCTAAGGGGCCTAATAGGAAACTCCGGCAGAAAGAGGTTGATGAACTGAGGCACTGGCCACTCAGGCAGAGGCTTCTCTACTAGCAGTGGGGCTGGCTCCAGGGGCTCCTGGTGCAGGAACTGATGCCCCTGTAGTCCCCACAGCAACTCTTTCAGACCTGACCTGGTGGTCCCCACACCTGGCCAGAGGCTCTTCTAGCCTCGGACCCAGGGGGACCCAGGGGCCCTGGATGTTGCCACCCTGCTGAGAACCAAGGGAGCCACTAAACCTGCTGCCCCTGGGGCATTACAGGTTCTGCCCATTTAGCAGGCACTCCCTCAAATCTCAACCCTAGAGATGTAAATTTGAACCCCAGGCAAAATTGCTACTGTCCTTGCTTCACGCCAAGGTCTGGATTTCCTGCACACAATTAAAATCCTCTAGGAAAGTAATACTTGGATATTTTCCCGATAAGGCATCAGAGATTCAGTACTGCACCTACCACAAATACTTTGATGGTAacacctccctgccccacccccacagtGGACAACACTGTTATTACCAGTTCCCAGGCCTCAAGCTCATGCCTTTCACCTCCCCTAAACAAGCTGCCAGAGCCCCACACCCTACCTTATGAGGAGCAGCCATCTGGGCATGTTGCCCCTTCCGACAACTCACTGCTCCCATGCCCAAGCCTCTGCGCCTCCTCTCTCCCGCTAAATCTGCTGTCCCAGTTACATAAGCAGTTCCTCCCCTGGTGCTGCATTACACATGAGCCCCGCCTCTTTCCCTTGTTGTTCATGACTAGAGATGCAAATGATGCAGCCAAACCTCACCCTTATCCCCAAATGCTATCACCCCTGGTTAAGAATGGCTTATAGCCAGGACTAAAATGTGCAGAGACCTATCAGCCTGGGACCAATGTCACGTCAGAGCTGCGAAGTATCTGTGACACAGCTTCAGGCAGGAGAGAAGAAGCCACCCTCATTAGGGTGGCAGCTAGGTGTCTTGGACTGATGGGGAGAAAAGGATACAGGCTGAAACCATGCACtcaatacagttaaaaaaaaaaaaaccagcatcaaatttaaaatatattttttctctttaaatgatttttttttttttttttttttttaccatttttcagGGGATACCCCAGGGAGAGGGACCCATAGCCAGCTGTGTCTCCTACTGCCATTCTCCCAAGTGAGCTTGGCACAGATTGGGGAGGGGCTGATTCCCCCCACAGCACTAATACCTCTTTCATACAAGGCAGTGGAATGAGGAACAGAAGatcagcccctcccctccacttTCTGGCACAGAGGGAGAGCAGTTAcacttacaaatatatatatattttttatatatgtctatttataaaaatttatcacACTTGATCAGAGCTGTCCCCCCACCCTTTCAGTTGAACCCAAGGGAACCAGATACTAGCCGTGGGGCCATTCCCTGGGCCTTGCTCTCTTGATGCCTCTCTGGCCCTGGGCCTGCTGATCAGTGTGAGGTAGAACTCAGAATTATTATCCACCATGTTCTGCAAGGAACAGGCCAGCTGCTAAAGAGCAGCGCCTCTATCCACAGTACCCTGTGGGCTCCTGACCCCCACAAATCCTAATGGATGAAGGGAAGCACCTCCCACCCCACAAGTCCCTGTGGCCTGAGCCAGAGTCAGATCCTGTACTGCAGCCTCTCTTGAATTGCCGGATCACTTGCGCCTGCCAAAGATGGACTTCTTCCCAGGATTCTTGTTGCCCACACTTAAACCGATGAGGAGCCgggctttctcctcctcttcctgctgCTGCACGTTGAGGTCCGATTTAGTTTCCAGCTTTCCCCGGACTTCAGACCCTGCTGCAGGCTTCAGCCTTAGCTTCTCTTTAATTACCTGATAGGTTAGAGAGGAGTAAAAGGGAAGGTAAATATTAATGAGACAGGCAAAATAAATCAAGTGGACCAAGTCAGTAAAGATTTATCAAACTTACATGAAGGCACAATGGGGCAattcaaattataaaatgatCTCTGCTTtcaagaagcttacagtctatTAGAACCCACTCTAAACATGAAGTTGTGCCAGCCCTCACTTCCCGAAAAATCAACAGTAGTTAACATATATACAGCAGTCAGTAAACATTCAGTTTAACCATCTGAGCAAAGTCATGGAGAGGACAGGGATAAAAGTCACTCACTTCATTCACCTGCCCCTTTCCCAAGGCTGCTTGTTAATACATGCATCTTACAATGAAATGCTCCTGAGCAGAGGATCTGCTTGCCAGCCCCTGCTAACCAAACAGCCATGAATTCTGCCGGGATACCTGGGCAACCAGGGCTTTGCGGCTGTCCCTCTTGACAGCCATGGCAAAGTCTAGCCACGTCCATGTGTTGTTGTGGTACTCCAGACAGGGCAGCACCAGGTTAAGGTCGCCCCAGTCCACACTGTTCTTCTCACCctgcaggagggggagggaagagaagagaaaaaaatatatcagctGCCAGTTTTAGTCCAAGCCAGTGAGTCCAAGTCTAGTACCTTCCTGCAGCAGCAACCTACAGATACCTATTTCCCCTTATCTCAGTCTGGTACTGATTCCTGAGGGCAGCAGAGGGAACAGATTTATCACCCACAGACAAGCTTCACAAGCTGAACTATCTCTGTTTTTAATCTCTGATCTTATGCGGTGCCGTTCCCATACTGTTCTAAAAAGTGCTgggggcgcttccctggtggcacagtggttgagaatctgcctgccaatgcaggggacacgggttcgagccctggtctgggaagatcccacatgccgcggagcaactaggcccgtgagccacaactactgagcctgcacgtctggagcctgtgctccgcaacaggagaggccgcgacagtgagaggcccgcgcaccacgatgaagagtggcccccgctcgccacaactagagaaagccctcgcacaaaaacaaagacccaacacagccaaaaataaataaataaataaatgaaatttaaaaagtgctGGGGAAGGGCAGACCTTGTAGCTGACGCACAGTGGAACCTGTGGGATCTTTATGTAGATGAAGGAGTTGTTCATGGCAGCTCGCTCTTTCATCTTGTCAATATCATCCACAGGGTgctaggaaagaaaggaaagaagagtgtGCCCCTGAAGCCATCACAGGAAACTCAGGACCCCAAACATCTCCATCTCCTTTCACCCCTGGAATAGActcaaaggaaacagaaagaaatccCCAGCCAGGCCAAACAGTGTACCCCAAGACTCTCCCATTTTTCTATCATCAGGGGCATGTCTGATACCTCAGGTGCTTTGCGAAATGACCTTCTGACCCCAGAACTCCGATTCAAGCCCTGTGCCACACCCTTCCCAGGGCCCAGTGGTGCTGCGTCATCTGTTGCAATCAGTTGCCGAGGCTTCACCACTGGTATTCCTATAAAAAAGCAAGTACACTAGCTGTTGTCCTCTTGCTGAAGCCTCAGCTGTCTCTGGGGCTGCTACCTCAGTCTTCTGGAGCTCCACCATTAAAGTTCTCACCAGTAGTCACCAGTTTGGACTTATCTTCTTCATCACCAACCTCGTCATCTTCCACACTTCGTCCAGGAAAGAAAAAGCCCATTATTCTATGAAAGAACTGGTGTGTCAGCTGGATGGTGAGAGGCACCACATTTACCTAAAGAGGAAAAAGGCTGAAGAAGCAATTAAGCTCAGACATCATCCCTCTGTTTACCTACCCCTAACATAACAACGCACAGATAGTTTTTAACTGCCTTTTGTTCCTGGGTCCCCAAAGGACTGTTTACTAACCTCAAAGTGCTCCTTAACAGAAATACCCCCAACGGGGGGCCGGACTTTGCTGAAGAGGCGAAGAGCTAGCTGTCGCCCAGACTGGCAGGAGCTCTGGGGCCGCAGGACTACCTGTAGAATAAAGAGTAATAAATCAACCCACAAATCCTCTGCAGAG contains:
- the RSKR gene encoding LOW QUALITY PROTEIN: ribosomal protein S6 kinase-related protein (The sequence of the model RefSeq protein was modified relative to this genomic sequence to represent the inferred CDS: deleted 1 base in 1 codon; substituted 1 base at 1 genomic stop codon), which produces MGAVSCRKGQHAQMAAPHKQGGNIQGPWVPWVRGXKSLWPGVGTTRSGLKELLWGLQGHQFLHQEPLEPAPLLVEKPLPEWPVPQFINLFLPEFPIRPLRGHQQLKILGLVAKGSFGTVLKVLDCGQKAVFVVKVVPKVKVLQRDNLRQCKEEVSIQRQINHPFVHSLGDSWQGKRHLFMMCSYCSTDLYSLWSAVGCFSEASIRLFAAELILVLCYLHDFGIIHRDVKMENILLDERGHLKLTDFGLSRHLPQGTRAYTICGTLQYMAPEVLSGGPYNHAADWWSLGVLLFSLSTGKFPVPAERDHVAMLASVTHYDSVIPASLNQGLSLLLHELLCQNPLHRLRYLHHFQVHPFFRGVAFDPELLQKHPVNFVMETQATQLSPSPESTFFKDFDCNLESFLVHPSLA